The following proteins come from a genomic window of Larimichthys crocea isolate SSNF chromosome III, L_crocea_2.0, whole genome shotgun sequence:
- the spaw gene encoding southpaw has protein sequence MEAGVLMFFCSFLLCSSGVVSSTPGHRYHTGPEASLAFRNLSMNHRSRYPLYMMQLYRSFRTADSSLPVVNAVTAQGDNPSAHSSDSVLNLMARGCHQEGERWTVTFDMSSVSTSELVQLAELRIRLPAFSGSKRATVDLYHSRKQSCDPDSTSCQDEHLFLGSFGTLPNSTKSSWKVFNVTALLKYWLYQGDGVPSQEASGEPDMDHGSGAGDEELTTGMPLFKNLGLRKRKIHHPTMNRVMMVIFSKHKLPQEGHTAYSLIHTVENSKYVTKDRVGSDSQSRRHKRNKMERLRVTDGASPTAGPAAELAQRPLCRRVDMWVDFDQIGWDEWIVHPKRYNAYRCEGECPTPLDESFSPTNHAYMQSLLRHHHPERGSCPSCVPTRLSPLSMLYYENDDLALRHHEDMIVEECGCH, from the exons ATGGAAGCTGGAGTCctgatgtttttctgctcaTTCCTCCTCTGTTCATCCGGTGTTGTTTCCTCCACTCCGGGCCACAGATATCACACAGGCCCCGAGGCCAGTTTAGCATTCAGAAATCTCTCAATGAACCATCGCAGCAGATATCCTCTGTACATGATGCAGCTCTACCGCTCCTTCAGGACGGCTGATTCCTCGTTGCCAGTTGTCAACGCCGTCACTGCACAAGGCGACAACCCGTCAGCGCACAGTTCAGACTCTGTCCTAAATCTGATGGCCAGAG gTTGCCATCAAGAGGGTGAAAGATGGACAGTGACTTTTGACATGTCATCCGTCTCCACAAGTGAGCTTGTCCAGCTGGCAGAACTTCGGATCAGACTGCCAGCTTTCTCTGGCTCTAAGCGTGCCACTGTGGATTTATATCACTCCAGAAAGCAGAGCTGCGACCCGGACAGTACATCATGCCAGGATGAGCACCTTTTCCTGGGGAGCTTCGGCACATTACCAAACAGCACTAAGTCTTCGTGGAAGGTTTTTAATGTGACGGCTCTGTTAAAATACTGGCTGTACCAGGGAGATGGAGTGCCAAGCCAGGAGGCTTCAGGAGAACCTGACATGGACCATGGGAGTGGTGCTGGGGACGAAGAATTGACAACTGGCATGCCCCTCTTCAAGAATTTGGGattgaggaaaagaaaaatacaccaTCCAACGATGAACCGGGTCATGATGGTCATCTTCTCCAAACATAAGTTACCCCAAGAAGGCCATACAGCATACAGTCTCATTCATACTGTGGAGAACTCCAAGTATGTGACCAAAGACAGAGTCGGCAGCGACAGTCAAAGTCGACGTCACAAAAGGAACAAAATGGAGAGATTGAGGGTGACTGATGGAGCTTCACCTACTGCTGGACCAGCAGCAGAGCTCGCCCAGAGGCCGCTGTGTCGGAGGGTGGACATGTGGGTGGACTTTGACCAAATCGGCTGGGATGAGTGGATTGTGCACCCTAAACGCTACAATGCATATCGCTGTGAGGGAGAGTGCCCTACCCCTCTGGACGAGTCCTTCAGCCCCACCAACCATGCATACATGCAG agcCTCTTGCGACATCACCATCCAGAAAGAGGGTCATGCCCGTCCTGTGTGCCAACACGCCTCAGCCCGCTCTCCATGCTGTACTACGAGAACGATGACTTGGCCCTGCGGCATCACGAGGACATGATTGTTGAGGAGTGTGGCTGTCACTGA